From the Candidatus Thermoplasmatota archaeon genome, one window contains:
- a CDS encoding TIGR00289 family protein, with product MKVAALFSGGKDSTYAIYIAQQYGWDVTKLVTIVSENKESWMYHTLNIHLTELQAESMGITLIKRVTKGKKEEELNDLKDVLKNLDINGVISGALASEYQRTRIEKICYDLGIKSFTPLWHKNQELILREQVNAGFKAVIVGVFAKGFDETWLGRNIDDKCVDELVKICDGHKINVAGEGGEFETLVLDCPLFKKRLVLDDVSKEWNRDNGIMLVKKAHLTEK from the coding sequence ATGAAAGTTGCTGCATTGTTCTCAGGTGGAAAAGATTCTACATATGCTATTTATATAGCGCAGCAGTATGGCTGGGATGTAACAAAACTTGTAACTATAGTATCTGAAAACAAAGAGTCTTGGATGTATCATACATTAAATATTCACCTTACAGAACTACAAGCAGAATCAATGGGTATAACTTTGATTAAAAGAGTGACAAAGGGGAAAAAAGAAGAAGAGTTAAATGATTTGAAAGATGTACTAAAAAATCTTGATATCAACGGTGTGATTAGCGGAGCGTTAGCATCTGAGTACCAGCGTACACGTATAGAAAAAATCTGCTACGACTTGGGAATAAAATCATTTACACCGCTGTGGCATAAAAATCAAGAACTTATTTTAAGAGAGCAGGTTAATGCTGGTTTTAAAGCAGTAATAGTTGGTGTCTTCGCTAAGGGGTTTGATGAAACTTGGCTTGGTAGAAATATAGATGATAAATGTGTAGATGAATTAGTAAAAATATGTGATGGGCATAAAATAAATGTTGCTGGTGAGGGTGGTGAGTTTGAGACTCTTGTTTTAGATTGCCCGCTTTTTAAAAAAAGGCTTGTTCTTGATGATGTGTCAAAAGAATGGAATAGAGATAATGGCATAATGTTGGTTAAAAAAGCGCATCTTACAGAGAAATAA
- a CDS encoding PqqD family protein, giving the protein MRKNKNRARLPTVDEFLQYVPRRLDFEWYTEDDLVRIKVPKFKSNFGKSFCNFIKKDNIFVANLDRIGSLVWKSCDGRNNVKQILDIITKEFPNQKDIDQRLFLFLQQMKALHYIDY; this is encoded by the coding sequence ATGCGAAAAAACAAGAACAGGGCTAGACTACCTACTGTTGATGAGTTTCTACAATATGTACCAAGACGACTGGATTTCGAATGGTACACAGAAGATGATCTTGTTAGGATAAAAGTGCCGAAGTTCAAGAGTAACTTCGGTAAATCTTTTTGTAATTTCATAAAAAAGGATAACATTTTTGTTGCTAACCTTGACAGGATAGGTTCCTTGGTTTGGAAAAGCTGTGATGGTAGAAACAATGTGAAACAGATACTAGACATAATAACGAAAGAGTTCCCAAATCAAAAAGATATTGACCAACGGTTGTTTTTGTTCCTCCAGCAAATGAAAGCGTTGCACTACATTGATTACTAA
- the prf1 gene encoding peptide chain release factor aRF-1, with the protein MTELTQRQTYDLKRKIEELKSCRGRHTELISLYIPPTKQIFDVMSYLRNEYSQSQNIKSKTTRKNVVSAIESIMNRLKPFKKPPENGLAMFVGHKSVGSDQTEMVAYVIEPPLPVITFLYRCDSTFYTEPLEQMFSEQEIYGLLLMDRRECTIGMLRGNRVELLRYMTSQVPGKHGRGGQSQRRFERLTEIAAHEWFVKCGERASEIFRAEEKLKGIIVGGSGPTKQYFVDEGYLHYEVQKKIIGIFDTGYTDEYGLKELVAAAAETMTDLKIAKEKKIMKQFLQEITKNDKSLAVYGEQQVRKALEMSVLDTLLLSENLRKYRVKIKCPSCGHIEDRTLDEDALNNFVKPACPKCNSSIPMEIVEKIDLIDELSDIAEKTGCSVYLISQDSEEGDSLFRAFGGMAGILRYSLDL; encoded by the coding sequence ATGACTGAGCTGACACAGAGACAAACATATGATCTTAAACGAAAAATCGAGGAGCTTAAGTCATGCAGAGGTAGGCATACAGAGTTAATCTCTTTGTATATACCGCCAACAAAACAGATTTTTGATGTCATGTCTTATCTCAGAAACGAGTATTCTCAGTCACAGAACATAAAATCAAAAACCACTAGGAAAAACGTAGTTTCTGCTATAGAGTCTATAATGAACAGGCTTAAGCCTTTTAAGAAACCACCAGAAAATGGTCTTGCTATGTTTGTCGGTCATAAGAGTGTTGGTAGTGATCAGACAGAGATGGTTGCCTATGTTATAGAGCCTCCTCTGCCTGTTATTACTTTTCTATATAGATGCGATTCCACGTTTTATACCGAGCCTTTGGAGCAGATGTTTTCTGAGCAAGAAATATATGGGCTTTTATTGATGGATAGGCGAGAATGCACTATTGGTATGCTTAGAGGCAACCGAGTTGAGTTGCTTCGTTATATGACTTCGCAGGTCCCTGGTAAACATGGTAGGGGTGGTCAATCTCAGCGGCGTTTTGAAAGACTAACTGAGATAGCTGCTCATGAGTGGTTTGTTAAATGTGGTGAGCGAGCAAGTGAGATATTTAGAGCAGAAGAAAAACTAAAGGGCATAATTGTTGGCGGTTCTGGTCCGACTAAACAATATTTTGTTGACGAGGGTTACTTGCATTATGAGGTTCAGAAGAAGATTATAGGTATTTTTGATACAGGTTATACTGATGAATATGGTTTGAAGGAGTTGGTTGCTGCTGCAGCAGAAACCATGACCGACTTAAAAATTGCGAAAGAAAAAAAGATCATGAAGCAGTTCCTCCAGGAAATAACAAAAAACGATAAAAGTCTCGCTGTTTATGGTGAACAGCAGGTACGTAAAGCTTTGGAGATGAGTGTCTTAGACACTTTGTTACTCTCAGAAAACCTTAGGAAATATAGAGTTAAAATTAAATGCCCATCTTGTGGTCATATTGAGGATAGAACCCTTGATGAGGATGCTTTAAATAATTTTGTTAAACCTGCTTGCCCTAAATGTAATTCATCTATTCCTATGGAGATTGTTGAAAAGATAGATTTAATTGATGAGTTGTCTGATATCGCAGAGAAAACAGGTTGCAGTGTTTATCTCATATCTCAGGATAGTGAAGAAGGTGATTCGCTTTTTAGAGCATTTGGTGGTATGGCAGGTATTTTGCGTTACTCCTTAGATTTATAA
- a CDS encoding oligopeptide transporter, OPT family gives MSSREDFKSFIPASKIIPELTLKAVLVGAILAVILGAANAYLGMYAGMTVSAVIPGAVMAFAFLRPFKGTILEVNLGMMGAAAGEALAAGVIFTIPALVLIGAWSDVHWFETTVIAFLGGTLGVLWMIPLRRAMIIKTDLPFPEGVAVAAVLTTTVGGETSEKAKKDGSKVSGIWLLVGALIAALFKFGQVALNMFSGALHGIANIGKYSIGGGEKPGVLYGGLAASPALLGVGWIIGPKIAAFVFVGGLLGWVILAPLIALATGLPTPISPGDIADALSFGNGNLEIGAQIWGFFQIWGKYIRYIGVGAMVVGGLYTIFKLRKNLASGIKEAVHGIRGGQGEVKKRTDRDVNIKLVFILIGILTIPIALIYGMISGLWIVSILMAVFAVFFAFIASAIAGYMAGILGSSNNPISGVTVSVLLITCLILLGFGISGTGAYGVAILIAAVICCAAAISGDVLQSLTCGQMIGATPRNQQIAEIIGVACAAPILAIIVQALDQAYHIGSPSLPAPQAFLMQGIVKGVLGGEMVWPFVVAGMVLAFVLILIGLPVLPVAIGIYLPFTLSTPIFFGGIVRYFTDKVIAKKYGSAAEEEISDWELAIKQTDVKPKEKIIRTGLLLTAGMIAGEALMGVTVAFLIIFGLNLSMFNYPPILPSIIVFIFIAVLLAYIPLREIYAKKQEQG, from the coding sequence ATGTCGTCAAGAGAAGATTTCAAATCATTTATACCAGCTAGTAAAATTATACCTGAACTGACATTGAAAGCTGTTTTGGTTGGTGCTATCCTCGCTGTTATTCTTGGTGCAGCAAACGCATATCTTGGTATGTATGCGGGTATGACTGTATCAGCTGTTATTCCTGGTGCAGTTATGGCCTTTGCATTTTTGAGGCCTTTTAAAGGGACTATACTTGAGGTTAACCTTGGTATGATGGGTGCTGCTGCTGGAGAAGCACTTGCAGCAGGTGTTATTTTTACTATACCTGCTCTCGTTCTTATAGGGGCTTGGAGCGATGTTCATTGGTTTGAGACAACAGTGATTGCTTTCCTTGGTGGTACTCTTGGTGTTCTATGGATGATACCACTTAGGCGCGCTATGATTATCAAAACAGATTTACCTTTCCCAGAAGGAGTAGCTGTTGCTGCTGTTCTCACAACAACTGTTGGTGGTGAAACCTCTGAGAAAGCCAAGAAAGATGGAAGTAAAGTTAGTGGTATCTGGCTTCTTGTTGGTGCTCTCATTGCTGCCTTATTTAAATTCGGTCAAGTTGCACTTAACATGTTTAGTGGTGCACTCCATGGTATAGCTAACATAGGTAAATACAGCATTGGTGGCGGGGAAAAACCAGGGGTTTTATATGGAGGGTTAGCTGCATCACCTGCTTTGCTAGGTGTTGGTTGGATCATTGGACCGAAGATTGCTGCTTTTGTTTTCGTTGGTGGTTTACTTGGATGGGTTATACTTGCCCCTCTTATAGCACTCGCAACAGGTTTACCAACTCCTATCAGCCCAGGTGATATTGCTGATGCACTTTCTTTTGGCAATGGTAATCTAGAGATAGGCGCTCAGATTTGGGGTTTCTTCCAGATATGGGGGAAATACATTAGATACATTGGTGTTGGGGCGATGGTAGTCGGCGGCCTATATACTATATTTAAACTCAGAAAGAACCTTGCTAGTGGAATCAAGGAAGCTGTTCATGGTATTAGAGGCGGTCAGGGTGAGGTTAAAAAGAGGACAGATAGAGATGTAAATATTAAGCTCGTATTCATTTTAATTGGTATACTTACTATACCGATAGCTTTGATTTATGGTATGATATCTGGTTTGTGGATTGTTTCTATTTTAATGGCTGTTTTTGCTGTTTTCTTTGCTTTCATAGCTAGTGCAATCGCTGGTTATATGGCAGGTATACTAGGTTCATCTAATAACCCGATATCTGGTGTAACTGTTTCAGTTTTGCTTATAACCTGCTTAATTTTATTAGGTTTTGGAATTAGTGGAACTGGTGCATATGGTGTAGCAATTCTCATAGCTGCTGTTATCTGCTGCGCTGCAGCTATATCTGGTGATGTGCTACAATCTTTGACATGTGGTCAGATGATTGGTGCTACACCAAGAAATCAGCAGATAGCTGAAATCATCGGCGTGGCATGTGCAGCTCCTATACTAGCAATAATTGTCCAGGCGCTTGACCAAGCATATCATATAGGTAGCCCAAGCTTACCAGCGCCACAAGCATTCCTCATGCAAGGTATAGTTAAAGGTGTTCTTGGTGGAGAGATGGTTTGGCCGTTTGTTGTCGCAGGGATGGTATTAGCGTTTGTATTAATTTTGATAGGTTTACCGGTTTTACCAGTTGCTATTGGTATATATCTACCATTCACTTTGAGTACACCTATATTCTTTGGTGGTATAGTTAGATACTTTACAGATAAAGTCATTGCAAAGAAATACGGTTCTGCTGCTGAAGAAGAGATCAGCGATTGGGAATTGGCGATTAAACAGACTGACGTTAAACCAAAAGAAAAGATTATAAGAACAGGACTTCTTCTCACCGCTGGAATGATCGCTGGAGAAGCACTGATGGGTGTTACCGTAGCATTCCTGATCATATTTGGTCTAAACCTTTCAATGTTTAATTACCCACCAATCTTACCTAGCATAATAGTATTCATATTCATAGCAGTTCTCCTGGCGTACATCCCATTGAGAGAAATATATGCGAAAAAACAAGAACAGGGCTAG
- a CDS encoding MTAP family purine nucleoside phosphorylase produces the protein MKIGVIYGHRIPNFVKKTEKIEVETPYGKVNIESAKLYDHEIFLLNRHGKQSNLPPHKVNYLGNIWALSSCHVDCILAISVVGSLKKNIKPGDLVVPHDFVDFTKSRTYTFFDEKRVHVDMTSPYCLSLRDILIKSCKKQGAAIKLHDKGVYLATEGPRLETPAEIKLFSQYTDIVGMTAVPEIVLAREKGICYASLCVVCNMAAGMQSKLTADEISNLYKKKEPFVSKILKSTIEDIEEKTSCGCKRILSKASL, from the coding sequence ATGAAAATCGGAGTAATATATGGTCATAGAATCCCAAACTTTGTGAAAAAAACAGAAAAAATAGAAGTAGAAACACCATATGGTAAGGTTAATATTGAATCAGCTAAACTATATGATCATGAAATATTTTTGTTAAACCGCCATGGTAAACAATCAAATTTACCTCCCCATAAGGTAAACTATCTTGGTAATATTTGGGCGTTATCATCATGTCACGTTGATTGTATCCTAGCAATCAGTGTAGTTGGTTCTTTGAAAAAAAACATAAAACCAGGTGACCTTGTTGTACCTCATGATTTTGTTGATTTCACAAAATCAAGAACATACACTTTTTTTGATGAAAAAAGAGTCCATGTTGACATGACTAGTCCCTATTGCCTATCTCTAAGAGACATTTTGATAAAATCATGTAAAAAACAAGGTGCAGCTATTAAATTACATGATAAAGGCGTGTACCTTGCAACAGAAGGGCCACGATTAGAGACACCAGCTGAAATCAAACTTTTCTCACAATACACAGATATTGTTGGTATGACCGCAGTTCCAGAGATTGTTTTAGCAAGAGAAAAAGGAATATGTTATGCATCCCTATGTGTTGTTTGTAACATGGCAGCTGGTATGCAAAGCAAACTAACAGCTGATGAAATATCTAATTTATACAAAAAGAAAGAACCTTTTGTTTCAAAAATATTGAAAAGTACAATAGAGGATATTGAAGAAAAAACATCTTGTGGTTGTAAAAGAATCTTATCCAAGGCATCGTTATGA
- a CDS encoding archease yields the protein MNPDKYEIIEHTADIGIRAYGKTLSEAFENAAKGMFDIITDKSEVESVGQYEIRLDAPDLEQLLVDWLSELLFLNTSQNLVFGFFKVEIDEKKKTLRAQVFGEKYNISKHKVGTEIKAVTYHMLEVKNKKPYHVQVLFDI from the coding sequence ATGAATCCGGATAAATATGAGATAATAGAGCATACAGCAGACATAGGCATAAGAGCATATGGTAAAACACTCTCAGAGGCTTTTGAAAACGCAGCAAAAGGCATGTTTGATATTATAACTGATAAATCAGAGGTGGAATCAGTAGGTCAATATGAAATCAGATTAGATGCACCTGATTTAGAACAGTTGTTAGTAGATTGGTTGTCTGAGTTATTGTTTTTAAATACCTCTCAAAACCTTGTTTTTGGTTTCTTTAAAGTAGAAATTGATGAAAAGAAAAAGACTTTGAGGGCGCAGGTTTTTGGTGAAAAATACAATATATCCAAACACAAGGTTGGTACAGAAATAAAAGCTGTCACGTATCATATGCTTGAGGTGAAAAACAAAAAACCTTATCACGTTCAGGTTCTATTTGATATATAG
- a CDS encoding MBL fold metallo-hydrolase translates to MNNNNIKIQFLGGSGEIGSLALVLEVDGMKLLFEYGMSPTKPPGYPLPPPPVDLALLSHAHLDHSGMIPWLCSRSDLSVFATELTAIIGDLLFKDSIKVAKIDGYSIPFDRNDIKDAEHSFVNVSPFQRREIGEDSEIRFHSAGHIPGSLMFELTGSQKILFTGDMNVIDTRLVKGAKPVGCDILFIEGTYAGREHPKRSELEKMFLDKIDEVVGRGGVAVIPAFAVSRSQELLMVLRNSGYNIWFDGMGKKVTKIFLKHREELRNVADLKKAFNEVNLIHSDHGRKLALKSEVILTSSGMLDGGPVLWYMNKLKNDKKSAVLLTGYQVEGTNGRLLMDKHKLDFYGVTEDVQCEVQYFDFSAHAGHSELVEFARRCNPKKIVLFHSDNREALVKPMSDFAEVYTPGNGELFAL, encoded by the coding sequence AATATTAAAATTCAGTTTCTTGGTGGCAGCGGCGAGATAGGCAGCTTAGCTCTGGTGTTAGAGGTGGATGGCATGAAACTATTGTTTGAGTATGGTATGTCCCCTACTAAACCACCTGGTTACCCGCTTCCTCCACCACCAGTAGATTTAGCATTATTGTCCCATGCGCATCTTGACCATTCTGGTATGATACCCTGGCTGTGCTCAAGGAGTGATCTAAGTGTTTTTGCAACTGAGCTTACGGCAATAATCGGTGATTTGCTGTTTAAAGACTCTATAAAGGTTGCTAAGATAGATGGTTACTCCATTCCTTTTGATAGGAATGATATAAAGGATGCTGAACACAGTTTTGTAAACGTATCACCATTCCAAAGAAGAGAAATCGGGGAAGACAGTGAGATCCGTTTTCATTCAGCTGGGCATATACCTGGTTCACTAATGTTCGAGTTAACAGGTTCCCAGAAGATTCTTTTCACAGGCGATATGAATGTTATAGATACCAGGCTGGTAAAGGGAGCAAAACCAGTGGGTTGTGACATTCTATTCATTGAGGGCACATACGCTGGTAGGGAACATCCAAAGCGTAGTGAACTAGAAAAAATGTTTCTCGATAAAATCGATGAGGTCGTAGGCAGAGGAGGTGTTGCTGTTATCCCTGCTTTTGCTGTTTCACGAAGCCAAGAACTTCTCATGGTACTAAGAAACTCTGGATACAATATATGGTTTGATGGTATGGGTAAAAAAGTCACAAAGATTTTTTTGAAACACAGAGAAGAACTTAGGAACGTAGCTGATCTTAAAAAAGCATTTAACGAGGTAAACCTAATACACTCAGATCATGGTAGAAAACTAGCGTTGAAATCAGAGGTTATATTGACATCTAGTGGTATGCTTGATGGTGGACCTGTTTTATGGTACATGAATAAGTTGAAAAACGACAAGAAAAGTGCGGTTCTACTAACAGGTTATCAGGTTGAGGGGACAAATGGTAGACTTCTTATGGATAAACATAAACTAGATTTTTATGGTGTCACTGAAGACGTGCAATGCGAGGTCCAGTATTTTGATTTCTCTGCTCATGCAGGGCATAGTGAGCTAGTAGAGTTTGCTAGACGATGCAACCCAAAGAAGATAGTTTTATTCCACAGCGATAACAGAGAGGCGCTTGTTAAACCCATGTCTGATTTCGCAGAGGTTTACACACCTGGTAACGGAGAACTATTTGCTTTGTAA
- a CDS encoding SdpI family protein, with protein sequence MDNYVLIILLYILVGLLEIIMGIPLLLEKVKPNWFYGFRLPKTLSNNEVWYKSNKYVGRDFVIMGIIISLISLFMLIARDSLSIILIVYVGAALLIGSVFIVLIRGFIYLKKL encoded by the coding sequence ATGGATAACTATGTTTTAATAATCCTACTCTACATCTTGGTTGGATTACTAGAGATTATAATGGGTATACCTTTGCTTTTGGAAAAGGTTAAACCAAACTGGTTTTATGGATTTAGGTTACCAAAAACACTTTCAAACAACGAAGTTTGGTATAAATCAAACAAATATGTTGGTAGAGATTTTGTCATAATGGGAATTATTATCTCGTTAATTTCTCTCTTTATGTTGATAGCAAGGGATAGTCTTTCAATTATTTTGATCGTCTATGTAGGTGCAGCATTACTAATAGGTTCTGTATTCATTGTTCTAATCAGAGGTTTTATTTACCTTAAAAAATTGTGA